In Lathyrus oleraceus cultivar Zhongwan6 chromosome 2, CAAS_Psat_ZW6_1.0, whole genome shotgun sequence, the DNA window GAAAATTATATAATTATGTAATTGAAACTGGGATACAAATTTGTACAAATTATAAATTACAAAATAAGATTAAGAATAAAAAGGCTAGTAATAGGCGTGAAATGGGATCATTTTGCGAGCAATATGGAGCTACTCCTTTAAGAGCTCCGAGTAAGTCCAAGAATAAAAAACCTGCTAGTAAAGGAAGAAATAACTTCCGTTATCATAAGAAGCAATTTTACAAAGACAAGCCAGAATTTTATAAAAAACCTTACAAGAAAAATTATGGTAAGAAACCTTACCgaaaatataataataaatcTAAACCCAAGGATAAAGATGTTAAATGCTATAAGTGTGGTCGTTTTGGCCATTATGCTAATAAATGTAAGGTTCAAGAAAAATTTAATCAACTGAGTAACTTAGACCTTTCAGAAGAGTTAAAAGAAAGCTTAATAACTACTTTAAATAACATCTTGTTTAACTCGAAGGAAGAAGGGTCGTCAACATCTAAAGAATCTTCTTACGAAGAAATACATCAAATTGACAATTCTGAAAAAATGgatgatgattttgatgaatGTTTAGGCCTAGATTTCTGTAGTTGTGACAATTGCAACAAAATAATTAATGTTTTAACAAATAATCAAGCGAATACTTTGAAAGGAATATTAGACAAAATGGAAAGTTCAGAAAGTAAGAATGCTTTCATGAGACAAATTAAAATCATATTTCCAAAAAGAATATTCACAAAGTagaattaaatttttttatgGATTTATTTAAGAAACCGGTTGAAAAAACTGTTTCTATTAAAGATTTACAAGAAGAAATTAgtaatttaaaaaatgaaattcTAATTCTAAAAACCATGGATGGTGAGATAGAAATTAAACTTTTAGAGTTACAAGAAAACATGATTATTCAGAATCAATCCAATAAAAATTTAGCCTCATCTAGCTTAACCAAAAATAATGAAGAAACTATTATTCTGATTAATGAAGATGGGTATATTAACAAAATAGAAAAATTAATATCTCATAAATGGTATAGTAAAATAAATCTCATTGTTAAAGATAAAACTTATGAATTAATTGCTTTGATTGATTCAGGAGCAGATTTAAATTGCATCCAAGAAGAGTTGATCCCAACCCAATATTATGAAAAAACCAAAGAATCTTTAAGAGGAGCCAATGGTAATAGATAACAAGTTTCTTACAAATTATCAGGTGCTAAAATTTGTAAAGATCAGATTTGTTATAGAACCTCTTTTCTTTTAGTAAGAAATATTCATGAGTCCATTATTCTAGGGACCCCTTTTCTAGCTTTACTCTACCCTTTCACAGTTAATAATGCAGCTATAACCACTAATGCTTTAGGGCGTGAAATTAAATTTGAATTCTCAGAACCACCTAAGATTAGGGATCTTAACTCTATCCAGAGTAAGGTTATatcatttattaatcaaattaataataaaagaaaacaaattaaTTTCATTAATAAAGAAATACACTATAAAAAGATAGAACATCAACTGCAATCTCCAAGTATTCAAGAAAAAATTAAATGTATACAAAATAAATTCATTAAAGATCTTTGCTCAGAACAACCTAATGCTTTCTTGAAAAGAAAAGTGCATACTGTCTGATTACCCTATGAACCTGACTTTAAGGAAGCAAATATCCCAACTAAAGCCACACCAATacaaatgaataaataaaatttagactattgtaaaaaagaaataaaagattTCTTAGACAAGGGATTGATTAGGCCCAGTAAGTCTCCTTGGAGTTGCTCCACTTTCTATGTTACCAATGCTTCTGAGCTAGAAAGAGGAAGTCCTCGGTTAGTAATAAATTACAAACCCTTAAATAAAGCATTACAATGGATTATGTATCCCATACCTAATAAAAAGGATTTGATAAACAGATTACATAATAAAAGTATATTTTCAAAGTTTGATCTTAAATCTGGATATTATCAAATACAATTAAAGGAAGAAGATAAATATAAACCGCTTTTGTGGTGCCCTTTGGTCACTATGAATGGAATGTCATGCCTTTAGGATTAAAAAATGCTCCTTCTGAGTTCCAAAATATTATGAATACTATATTTAATGATTACTCACACTTCACCATAGTCTATTTAGATGACATATTAGTATTTTCAGATTCTATAAATCAGCATATACAACATATGAATCTATTTTATGTGATAATTTAAGAGAATGGGTTAGTCTTGTCTGAAAAGAAACTTAAAATATTTCAATCTAAAGTAAGACTTTTGGGTTTTGATATTTCCCAAGATATGTATACCCTCATTAGTAGATCTTTAGAATTTATTAATAAAGTCCCAGATGAACTAAAGGATAAAACCCAGTTCCAGAGAATGGGCGGATGAGCCCCGAGACCTAAAACCCGAAACTATTATCCTAGGTCTTCATTTGCTGATGTGCAATTTGAAGAAAGAAGTAGTTTTATAGAAAATAATTATTCAGGAGAATCCATTGTCGAGTGGAATATCGATGGTGCGTCTGAACAACAAGTTTTTGATACAATACAAAACATGACCATGGCTGCTACTGCCTTCAAACTTAAAGGAAATACGGATAAACATACTAAAGAGATATTAGTTATGGGATTTACCGGACAATTAAAAGGATGGTGG includes these proteins:
- the LOC127121859 gene encoding uncharacterized protein LOC127121859; the encoded protein is MAATAFKLKGNTDKHTKEILVMGFTGQLKGWWDNLLSSEDKYQIDSAVKIESNEEICVTTLLYAITKFFVGEPLKLQQRAADQLLNLYCPTMSDYRWYRDMFLSKLCLGSDGAADYWKERFISGLRRLFAKKVKINIKQNFNGTIPYQSLTIGKLYNYVIETGIQICTNYKLQNKIKNKKASNRREMGSFCEQYGATPLRAPSKSKNKKPASKGRNNFRYHKKQFYKDKPEFYKKPYKKNYGKKPYRKYNNKSKPKDKDVKCYKCGRFGHYANKCKVQEKFNQLSNLDLSEELKESLITTLNNILFNSKEEGSSTSKESSYEEIHQIDNSEKMDDDFDECLGLDFCSCDNCNKIINVLTNNQANTLKGILDKMESSESKNAFMRQIKIIFPKRIFTK